CGACCGCCAGCCGAAGCGCCCTGATCGTGTCTCCACGCCATGCGACGTCTTTGATGCTGCTCTGCTGTGCGCTCCGGGTCTATGCAGCGCCCGACGACACCGCAACACAGGCCAACAGTGGCGATGAAGCTCCGGTCGAACTCGAACCCTTGACTGTCTACCGCCGCAAGGACGCCTTTACCGAGTCGGACCGCAAACTTAGAGAGATGCAGGAATCTCTGCCCGCGCTGGCCACGGAAAACGGCTTGGGCGACGACCGCAGCCTCAGCCAGAAGGTCACGGAGTATGTGGTCGGAGGATTCCTGCCTGCCGAGCCCGCGAACCATGCGGACGATACACCCGAGGACCGCGCCCTGACCCAGGCACATGGGCTGCAGGAGCAACAACGCGCCGCGCACCGGCCATAGCCGGCAGTCCAGGGGACGGTCAGCCGCCGCACGATCCGATTGCCGCCCTACAGCAAAGCGCTTAGCCTTGTGCCCCGCTTATCAAATGGGCTGTGCGCAGTGCAAATTGGTGATGTCATCCTGAGCAACCCGACCCTGTTCCGGCGTGTCATGTCGCTGTATCCGCCCTATGTGGGAGCCGGTATCCGCGTCACTCGCGTCAGCGACAATTTCCGCGAGATCGATGTCGAGTTGCGTCTCGGAAAGCTCAACCGCAATGCCATGGGCACGCACTTCGGCGGCAGTCTCTACGCAATGACCGATCCGTTTTATGCGCTGATGTACATCGCCAACCTGGGCCCGCGTTACAACATCTGGGACTACGGCGCCAAGATCGAATTCAAGCGCCCCGGCACCGGCGTTGTGCACGCACAGTTCCGCCTCAGCAGCGAGGACATCGACCTCGCCCGCCAGAGCGCTCGAGATGGAACCAAGTATCTGCCGGTGCACCACATCGACATCTGCGACAGTCACCGCGAACGCGTGGCCGTGGTCGAAAAGCAGATCTATATCCGCAAGAAGCACCTCAAACCGACGCCGGTGCGCGCTACGGGCGGCAAGGTGGGCGTTGGTTAACGTGAAAGAGAGCTGATTTTGGGCGCAGAGATGCCTGGCCTGCTGTGGCCATGGTGTTACCGAGGCAGGTTTCAGGGTGCTACGGGGAGCAATCCGTACTGAGTCAGGGCCTTGATCCAGCGGGGTGCATTGCGTTTGACGCTGAG
The DNA window shown above is from Gammaproteobacteria bacterium and carries:
- a CDS encoding DUF4442 domain-containing protein is translated as MSLYPPYVGAGIRVTRVSDNFREIDVELRLGKLNRNAMGTHFGGSLYAMTDPFYALMYIANLGPRYNIWDYGAKIEFKRPGTGVVHAQFRLSSEDIDLARQSARDGTKYLPVHHIDICDSHRERVAVVEKQIYIRKKHLKPTPVRATGGKVGVG